In Nyctibius grandis isolate bNycGra1 chromosome 17, bNycGra1.pri, whole genome shotgun sequence, the genomic stretch AGCAGCTTCTGCAGGCGTGAGGCTGGCAGAGATAATGCCAGCCCGCAGCTGAACAACAAAGGTGTTGCAGATACAGCACACGCAGCAGCTTTCCGCCAAAGTTTTGCATAGCAACAGACTTGAGTTACTTCTGCCCATTGCTTCAGccttttctatttcaaattaGAATTTCTGGGAGACTGGAAGTGTCTTTCATccagctgggaagcagcaaaAGATGAGCTGTCTTTGCAGCTTCTCATTCTTCAGGTCAAATCAGGTAAACACAGAGGGAGGTCACACCTGGGACAAGACCACCTGGATGGTGGTAAGTGGGAATTCACAGGACAAAGCTGTCCACGTGTGCAGGATTGTGCAGCCCTGGGACAGCTGATGCACGGGCCAGAGTAGGGACACGCTGCCTGCTGTGTAGCTGCCGTGATCTGGGAACGCAGCTGGGCTCGGGACTGCCACGCGAGCACCTCCAACCCCAAGTAAGAAGGGAAATGTGGAGTAATGGCTACAAATCGACACCTTGCGTTGTATAAAACATCCTttaatatatacatgtatgGTACTTGCATACAATACTGTCTTACATCCACGTGGTTgaatagaaaacatttaattgtAAGCTGCCTTCATCACGAAGGCTTTTGTTAATCACTGTCAGAAGATTCactgcattaaataaaaatatagtgtAAGCAACTGGCCTGTGTCTTAATACTGACACACTTTAAGATTAGGAGGGTAAAGCTGTCAAAAGATGGAACTTCTGTCGCTTTGGCAACAGTGTGAGTGAAGTTCGCTGATGGAGTAACTGGAGGGGCAGGGTTGTACTGCGGTGTCTTTAACAGAGCTCACCCCCTGTGTTCAGATTCATTTTCCAGGTAGGGATGAGTGATTTCTAAACATCTTCTTAGGAAAACCGAGTAGAATGGCTCCTCTGTTCTGTTCCAAAGCTCCTCGGGAGGGTAACACGGCTCGGGTGGGTAGCAGTGACGGAGCCGTGTTTTGtcagcaggaggcagcagttACACCTCCAATAACACAAGGGAGATGTCTCAAGCGTGTGCAACAGGGTTAATTTTCATCTGTTTATCTGGCTTTGACATGTCTTTACCCTCCCAATCCCAGCTCCTCTTAGGAATAATCATGTAGATCCTTCAGTTTGCAAAAATAGCCCTTTATTCCCTAAGGGAGTCAGAGGAGCTACACCCGCTGTCACCTGGGGTCCAGCCAAGGCAGCACACGGCCGTGTGCCACTGGGGGCAAGCAGCCCTAGAGCCCTGTCTGCTGCTCCCAAGGCTCTGGTTTCCACGGAGAGTTTAGCAGCAGGATGCTGAGGCAGCTCCTGGGAGCGTTCCTGGGCTGGAGGCAGCGTGGCAGGCGAGGgtgtgggcagagctgctggaggtgggTGCGTGTGTTCAAGCGCAGGCGCAGACCGAGGGTGGGGAGTGGGCCACGGGGTCTGCCAGCAAACCAAGGGACGTCCCTGCCTCCCCGACGTGCCACGGGGATGGAGACAGGAGCAAGGGGCTGCCTCGCTGCTACGGGAAAGGGAGTTGTGTCACGGGTGGTGCTGCCGTGGTGTGTTTGGAGGGAAGGTACTCCGGCCTGCTCACTGGAACAGTCCTTGTGAAGCAGCGGAGGTTCCCTGTCTTCAGGGCGCACTGGACCGGCCACAGGATGATGCAGAAGAGGATGATGATCAACGCAGAGAGGAGGACTATGCGTTTCCAGTCATCGCACATGTCACAGCGGGACAGCCTCCCAGCTAACCCCGCTGGGGGGGCCTCTGGGCTTTCTGGCTTGCTCATGGCGACGTCAATGGAGATACACGAGTCTGGATTCTCGGGGTCATCAGACGACTGACGGCAGCACAGCTTGGTCCCTTCCATCCAGAGCACCTTCTCCTGCTGGAGTTCAGGGGGCAGGGTGGCCAGGAGCTCCTTGCTGGTCTGGAGCGCTGGGGCACCTTCCAGAGGGATGCTGGTCAGCTGCCGGCAGAAGGGGCAGGGGAGCTGGTCCTCTGGTTGGTTTGGGGGCAGCCCTGTGCTCAGGCGGGCCACGCACTCCAGGCAGAAAACGTGGGAGCACTGGAGCAGCTTGGGCGTCTTGAAGGTGTTGTCATAGGTGTTGAAGCAAATGGAACACTCGACAGGGGAGGCTGGCTTTGGAGACGTTGGGTTCGGAGAGCCTGGCTTGTCAGTGGTCGGGGACCTCGCCTTCCTCTTGCCATCTCCTGGGGAGGTGACAACAATGGGGCTGATAGGGATGGGGATTTCACTTGGAGAGGCAGGAACTGGGCTGGTGGGAGATTCTGGCGTGTTGGAGTGCCACAGTTGCGTGAAACACGACATGACGGAGCCCCGGGAAATAAATAGAGCCCTGGGAGACtctagaagagaagaaaaccacaGCCTTCATTTTAAACAATGTGAAGACACCCATCACCAGACCTATGATGAACCCCTTAAAAGGAACAAAGAGCAAGTCCATGGCTTCCACTGCGTCCTGAGCCTGGAATAGATCCCTGCGAGAGGTGAGAATGACACAGGTAGCCTGTTCGAAGCTGCGTACCAAAGGTGATGTTAAACATCCTGCAAAGAAGGAAGCAACCAGCAGAGATCCGCCATCCAGCCAAAGCCTTTTCACCAGAACCACCATGGCATTGTAGATGGGTGCAGTCTTTCCCCTTACATGCCTCCCTCTGGGCAGAAAAAGCACAACAACAACCTACCCTGGGTGGTGCTCCCCGACACctgagcagggaggagagcagaagaCTCCATGAGGTCAAGTAGGGACCTCGCTATGGCAGTCTATTAGGCTGGGAGGCACTCAGATATTATGGTGGCAGCATGAGCAAGGCCTAAGAGACAGATAACACTATTCAGTTGTGGAGGTAGCAGCAAGGGGGGTGAATCTCTTCTCTTTGGTGTGCTCAGACAGAGCTTTGTGCCTTGAACCACGGTTCTCCAGGCAAGTGAGGCACCACCCAACGATGCTGCCTGGTTTTGTCTGTCCACGGTGGGGTCTGAACCCCTCATGTCACCCAAGGGAGGTGAGGAAACACTTTTATCTTGGAAAGTTTGTTCCATCCTTGGCCCCAAGCAGCGCAAGGAGCATCTCTGTCTTGTCACCATGacacagcaagaaaagcaatgcTGGAGGAAATGGCCTCCGTGCCCGAGCAGGGGGAATTCTCCGCTGTTTCCTTGTTGCTCTGGTTTACCTGGGGAAGTGCAGTGtttccctgtccccagccccagaggAGTGCCAGCACGGCCAAGCCTTGCTGTGTTGAAGGGCTGATGGGCCACTTCTAGCAGATTGGTTTACAACTTACTCCAGCCTTTTCACCAGCTGAATTATTACCTTTAACTCCAGTTATCCTAAGCTAAACATCCAGCTTCGCCTACATCCCATATTCACCTCTATGACTTTCCAGCCATTGAGCACTTTTACCCGAGAGCAAGTGTTTAGCTGGAGGAAATTCCCAGCGATGGCCCTGGTGCTGTGTGCCTGGGGAGCATTTTTTTAGGCTGTGTCACTGAACTAGCTCGGCTTGATTCTTTGTGTTGGGAGATTTACCGATGACAAGCCAGAAATGTTCCGATTGCTGCTGTTAATTATAGGTGTGCAGTCAATCCAGCAGTGGCTCACCAGCACGGGAGAGAGACTCCACGTCTCAGCATTAAAAGGCTAATTTAAGGGATCAGGAAGACTTGGGTATTCCTCACGTTGCACCAAAAAAAGTCTCTATTATTCAAGAACGAAGTATTCTCCCTTCTCAGCTAGCATTGTCAGAGCTGAAACCAACTTTAAGaaccttccttctttttcttctcttattctaaatgaagacatttttgtGAAGCCTCAAGTTAAATTTTCAGTCACAATCTGTGCTTTTCAGCAAgctgtaatgttttttttagtgtgttttttcttctggctaCAGCTCACCATGCCTGTTTTAGCACAAGCTGGCAGATGTTGATGAATTACAAATCCACACACCGAGATTAGGGAAGcccctggtttgttttttaccCCACTCCCCTACGCCCAGTGCTTTACAGTTGCTCAGCTTGGAGCGTTTGTCAGAAGTTATGAGCAGCAAAACCGGTGGCAGAAGGTAACCTCGGAAAGGGAGAGCCTTTGCTTATGCAAACAGTAATTTCATAACCTCCGTGAAAAAGCtgttctgttgggttttttacgAGGCTGTAATATGACAGCGATAGCAACAGCGGTATCTCGATAGTAAACTTGAGGAAGTTTGCCCACAACAGTTGCTTTTAAACGAAGCTACGAGCTTTtgcccacattttcccttcaCTAAAGATCGTGACACTATAGATGCttgttaattttaataaatttaaagtCTACTTATTTTTATCAACATCTTGGTGTTACATGGCACCTTCAGACATGACGCAAGTAGTTAAACTGGGAAGATACGAAGCGTGGGGCACAGAGCTGAGGCAGGGGAAGGACAGGtcagcccctgcctgctgcttgtGTCTGTTGGTGTGTTGAGCTGATGCTCAGAAAGTTAAATTGGGTTTGGGCAGCTGCTAACACAGGGACTGGGATTTCTCCTGCGCACTACTGCTGCCTGAGAGACAGTCCTTAGAGCTGGAGTCCCAATGAAGACATGCAGTGTGGATTCTTGACAGAATTATTtggggggtttgtttggtttgctgctggtttttttgtttttacactaCACCatcacatgatttttttttaaatacaagacaATGTCTTTAATTGTTCCGAGCTCCACGGTCACACTGCATTTCCTCAGACCCTGCAGCTGTTTACGTTGCTTTCACAGCTATTTACCTGGGCTTTCCAGAAACTGTGGGAACGCCAGTAAATAACTAAACTATTTAAACTCAGATTTAAAACTAAGTCGTTAAGTACTTTTTTACTTCCCAACAAGTTCTAGCAAACTTCTTTCCACACCATAAAACCAGACAAAAGAGAACACGCAGTTAAGATAGTGGCCAACACTATTCCTTAATGGTATCTTTAACTCAGAGCCACTGAATACATGGCAAGTTAAGAGGTGTACAGCAGATTAAAGTCCATAAATACCTGTttagaaggagaaaagcatGTTCTGGGCTCTTGATTTCTACCCCTGAAGAGTCTTCTCTCCAGAGGACAGTCTTAGGCTCAGGGTCTTTTGTATCTATAAGCCGCCTTCTGGTATTGGAGCTCCCCCGTAGCTTCCTGAGTTGTTCCCAAGCACGGTAGGTCTGGCAGGACAAGTAACCTCTAACAGCTGCCTGTGTACGAGTGGCCCAGCCGCTGTAATTCAAGTATCTTTTATACCTTCCTGTCTAGAGGTGACTTACCTGCTCCACCTGCCCTTCCCCATCACCACTGAATCACTCCGCTGGCTGCGAGCTGGTTTCTGTGACAAACAGGGCAGGCTGGAATGCTCCTGATAaggggctgccctggggaagCCGTGAGAGAAACCTTCGATCCTTCAGCTTCTCTGGACTGGGGAAAGGCCACCTGCTTTCTGGTAAATTCTCACAGTTCTTTGACTAGCTTTAAGGTTTTTTAATGGCTCTTCATAATCTGGTTTGTGCAGATATACTGGGCACGTTTTCACAGGGCAGCAAATCTGAAGGAAAATTTCAGGATCCCTAAAAATGGcagttattttgttgtttttcatgaAGGACAAATCATTTGAAAGTGCCTTAGACTAACAGCAGAAACAGGGTTCTGACAGTCAAATTTCTTGTGACTAATTGAGAAGAAAACTGTTGCAATAGAAAAGTCCAGTATAAGTTTGAACGCCTGAAAGCTGTTTATAAATTAATTGAACCACTCGATACAATCATATGTCTGCTTAAGTCTCCTGTGGAATTGTTCAAAATAATGCTGTATGGATTGTGACAGAGAAGGAATTTCCTTCTTTGCAGCTTTTGGTAGTAATTGACATAGAGAAATATTATCTGACCTGCGAATCTTTTGTGGTTCAAAGGACATCAGTCCAtgatccagaaaaaaagaaccaatAAATTTACAATCACGTGCA encodes the following:
- the RNF223 gene encoding RING finger protein 223, with translation MESSALLPAQVSGSTTQESPRALFISRGSVMSCFTQLWHSNTPESPTSPVPASPSEIPIPISPIVVTSPGDGKRKARSPTTDKPGSPNPTSPKPASPVECSICFNTYDNTFKTPKLLQCSHVFCLECVARLSTGLPPNQPEDQLPCPFCRQLTSIPLEGAPALQTSKELLATLPPELQQEKVLWMEGTKLCCRQSSDDPENPDSCISIDVAMSKPESPEAPPAGLAGRLSRCDMCDDWKRIVLLSALIIILFCIILWPVQCALKTGNLRCFTRTVPVSRPEYLPSKHTTAAPPVTQLPFP